The following is a genomic window from Gymnodinialimonas ceratoperidinii.
CTGCGGGCCGATCGACTGGGCGATGTATTTCTCTACCTCCGGCCGCGCCACGGCCCAGATGTTGAGATCCGGATCGAGGGATCGGCCCACGCCTTCCACAACCACCATGGTGCGTTGCAGCAGGATCAGTTCGGTCCGGGTTTCCATGCCGAAGCGTTCGGTCACCTCGAACAGGTAGGCCAGCAGATGCCCCATGGAGATGCGAGAGGCCTCCATGCCGAAGATCGGCTCGCCGACACTGCGCAGCGCTTGGGCGAATTCGCCCACGTCGCGGTCGGCAGGCACGTAGCCCGCCTCGAAATGCACTTCCGCCACGCGGCGATAATCCTTGCGGATGAAGCCCATAAGGATCTCGGCATAGACCCGGCGGGTATATTCGTCGATCCGCCCCATGATCCCGAAATCCAGCGCCACAACGTCTCCGTTCGGCGCCACCTTCAAGTTCCCCTGATGCATGTCGGCGTGAAAATAGCCGTCGCGCAGCGCATGGCGCAGGAACATCTGCAACACTGTCGCGCCCAGCTTCTTGCGGTCGTGCCGTGCGGCATCGATTGCCGCGAGATCCGAGAGCGGAAGCCCCTCGGCCCATTCCAGCACCATCATCCGCCGGGTGGACATGTTCCACTCGACCTTCGGCACCACGAAGCCCTCGTCCTCGGCGGTATTGGCGTAGAACTCCCCGGCGGCCGAGGCTTCGATCCGCAGGTCCAGCTCTTGCGTCACCACGCCTTCGAAATGGTCCACCACGTCGCGCGGCCGCAGCCGCCGTGACGAGGGTGAGAGGGTCTCGACCAGATCGGCGATTAGGTGGAAGGCATCAACGTCGCGCTTGAAGGCGCGCTCGATGCCGGGGCGCAGGATCTTCACCGCCACTTCGCGGCCCGAGTCCGCCAGCGTCGCACGATGCACCTGAGCGATGGAGGCCGCGGCGACCGGTTCCGAGAAATGGCTGAAGGTGGCCTCGACCGGGCCGTGCAACTCGGCCTCCACCACCGCGCGGGCTTCGGCCAGCGGGAACGGCGGCAGCTTGTCCTGCAGGACCTGCAATTCCAGCGCCATGTCGGGCCCGACCACGTCAGGCCGAGTGGAGAGGATCTGCCCGAACTTGATGTAGGCGGGCCCCAGCGCCGTCAGCGCGCGCGGCACCGGCGGCATCATCGGGTCACCCTTCAGGCCCAGCCACTTGAACGGCCAGCCCAGGATGCGCGCGGCGACCCGGATCGGGCGCGGCGCGTCGAGGGCTTCGAGGACCGCGCCCATGGCCCCGGTCCGCTCGAACGTGGCGCCGGTCCGAACCAGCCGCCAGATGTTGTGAGGTCCGCGCACTTAGATCTTCCACCCCGAATGCAGGGCAGCGATGCCCATGGAAAGGTTGCGGTATTTCACCTGCTCGAAGCCCGCATCACGGATCATCGCGGCGAAGGTCTCCTGATCGGGAAACTTGCGGATTGATTCGACCAGATACTGGTAGGAATCGCGATCCCCGGCGATAAGCTGCCCCATCTGCGGGATCACGTTGAAGGAATAGAGGTCATAGAGCTTCTGCATCCCGTCATTGGGCAGTTGCGAGAACTCCAGAACCATCAGCCGCCCGCCGGGTTTCAGCACCCGGTAGGCCTCGGAAAGCGCCTCGTTGATCCGGGTCACGTTCCGGATGCCGAAGCTGATCGTGTAGACGTCGAAGCTGTTATCCGGGAACGGCAGCGCCATGGCATCGCCGCAGACCCACGAAAGGCGGCTCGCCAGCGCCTCGGCCTCGGCCCGCTTCTCGCCCTCTTCCAGCATCGATTGCGTCATGTCGAAGACGGTCGCATGGGCCCCCGGCGCGCGCTTGAGGAAGCGGAAAGAGATGTCGCCGGTGCCGCCCGCCACATCGAGCAATTTCTGATCGTCGCGGGGCGCGAGCCAGTCCATCATCGCGTCTTTCCAGACCCGGTGGATGCCCACGCTCATCACGTCGTTCATCACGTCGTATTTCGAGGCGACGTTGGTGAAGACGCCATGGACCATCCCGGCCTTCTGGTCTTCGGCTACGTCCTGAAAGCCGAAATGCGTGGTCTCGCTGTCTTTAACCATTGGGTGCCTCAAACTTGTCATCATGCTGAGGTAGTCCTTTGTCCCTCAAAGGACAAATTATGAATTGCCGCAGGAGTTGATGTGACCATCGCGATGCCATCGGAAAAGCGCCCCGCGCGCCCTTCTAGGACTGCGGCGCGCAGGGTGCGGATCCTGCTTGGCCTCTGCATGGCCGGGCTGGCGCTCGTGATCGTGCTCGGCACGTCGTTGGACCGGTTGGAGCCGTGGTTCCTGTCGCTTGGCCTGCAGCCGGATGGATACTTGGCCCAGGGAATGTTTGAACTTGTCGCGACCCTCCTCATCGTGCCGCCGCTTCTGGGATTGTTCCATGCCGTGGGCACCCTTGGCACCGATCGCGGCGAGGTGGATGCCGCCGGGCGGATCATCCTGCGGCACCGCGCCGGCGCGCGCCGCTTGCATGTCGGTCTTTGCGCCGCGCTTGTGGCGCTGTTCTGCGCCGGCGCCTATTTCCTGACCGACCCCGGCGACCTCGTGTTGCGCCTGATCTCGACCCTCTGCGCGGCCGGGTTCTTCGTCGCCGCCTATATCATCTGGTCGGCACGGATCCTTTACGACGACACCATGGTGATGGTGCCTCGATTCTGCCGCGCGCCGCGACGTTTGGAATGGCGCGACCTAAGCGCGGTGGAATGGATCGCGGCGCAAAAGCATTTCGAACTGACCTTCACGCAAGGCCGCAAGATCACTATCTCCTCTTCCTACGCCGGGGTGCATGACCTGATCGCCCTCGCAAGAAGGATGGTGATCGAGAATGCCCGAACTGCCCGAAGTTGAGACTGTGCGCCGCGGGCTTCTGCCCGTTCTCGAAGGCGCGCGAATCGTACGGGCCGAGGTCAACCGCCCGGACCTGCGCTGGCCCTTCCCCGAGAACATGGCCGCCCGGCTGGAGGGCGCGACGGTCACGGCACTGCGGCGGCGGTCAAAGTACCTGCTCGCCGATCTCGACACCGGGGAAACCCTGCTGATCCACCTCGGCATGTCCGGGCGCATGCAGATTTCCGGCGATGTCATCGGCAGTTTCCACCACGATCATCCCGCCGCCCAGAAGCACGATCACGTGGTCCTCGATACCGAGGGCGGCGCGCGGATCACCTTCAACGATGCCCGCCGCTTTGGCGCGATGGACCTGATGGAGACCGCCGCGCAGGATCAGCACTGGCTGATCCGTGACCTCGGCCCCGAACCCCTCGGCAATGCCTTCAACGAGGCGCATCTGATTGCCGCTTTCAAGGGCAAGCGCTCTCCGGTGAAGACCGCGCTGCTGGATCAACGCATCGTCTCGGGCCTTGGCAACATCTACGTCTGCGAGGCGCTGTGGCGCGCGGGGATCTCTCCGCTACGTCAAGCGGGCCGGATCAGCGCGGCCCGAGTCGCCAAACTGGTGCCGATCATCCGCGATGTTCTGAGCGAGGCGATTGAAGCGGGCGGCTCCAGCCTGCGCGATCATCGGCAAGCAAGTGGCGAACTGGGATATTTTCAACACACCTTTAGGGCCTATGACCGCGAGGGAAGCCCCTGCCAAACCCCAGACTGCACAGGAAAAATCCACCGCAAGGTGCAATCGGGCCGCTCCAGCTTCTACTGCCCCGCCTGCCAGAGATAACTTGAACCCTCCCACGGCGATGCTAACCCTCGTGCTCTATCGAAACTGCGGATGAGCATATTCCATGGCCTATGAGACCCTGATCGTCGACGTTGAAGATCACATCTGCCTCATAAAACTGAACCGCCCTGACGCGCTGAACGCGCTCAACAGCCAGCTGCTGGAGGAATTGGGCAAGGCGCTCAAGGCCGCCGACAGCAACGACAAGGTGCGCTGCATCGTGATCACCGGATCGGACAAGGCCTTTGCCGCCGGCGCCGACGTGACCGAGATGGCCAGCAAGAGCTTTCCCGATGTCCTCTCCGAGGACATGTTCGCCAAGGACGACCGGGCCATCCGCTCCGTCCGCAAGCCGATCATCGCCGCGGTTGCGGGCTATGCGCTTGGCGGCGGCTGCGAACTGGCGATGTCGTGCGATTTCATCATCGCCGCCGAGAACGCCAAGTTCGGCCAGCCCGAGATCAACCTCGGCGTCATCGCTGGCATGGGCGGCACCCAGCGCCTGACCAAGCTGGTGGGCAAGTCGAAGGCGATGGACATGCATCTGACCGGTCGCTTCATGACCGCCGAGGAAGCCGAGCGCTCTGGCCTCGCCTCCCGCGTCGTGCCGACCAAGAAGCTGGTCGAGGAAGCCATGGCCGCCGCCGCCAAGATCGCCGAGAAATCCGCGCTGGCCACCATGGCGGCGAAAGAGGCGGTGAACCGGGCCGAGGAAGTCTCGCTCAGCGAAGGCCTTTTGTTCGAGCGGCGGTTGTTCCACTCGCTCTTTGCGACCAACGACCAGTCCGAGGGCATGTCCGCCTTCATCGAGAAGCGCGAGCCGCAGTTCCGGGACAAGTAAGCCGGGCCTGCGCATTTGCGGAGAAAGAGTCTTCCCTTTCTTCCTCACTTTCCCTAAACGACGCGTCAGACATGCGTGAGAGGCCCGCTTTGGCCAGATTCGTCCGGTACAGAACCCGGAGACGGGACCCCCCGCGCGTTGGATATTGCATTCGCCCGATAAAGGGCCCCGAAAGGATCAGACACCATGGCAAATTCGCCCCAAGCCAAGAAACGCGCCCGCCAGAACGAGCGTCGCTTCGCCATCAACAAAGCCCGCCGCTCGCGCATCCGTACGCACCTGCGTTCCGTCGAAGAGGCCATCGCCTCCGGTGATCAGGAAGCCGCGGCAGCAGCCCTGAAGGCCGCACAGCCCGAGCTGATGCGCGGCGTCACCAAGGGCGTGATGCACAAGAACACCGCGTCGCGGAAAATGTCGCGTCTGGCTTCCCGTGTGAAAGCGCTCGGCGCCTAAACTTCTCGAAATATTCTGCATTGATAAGGCGCTCCGTCACCGGGGCGCCTTTTTT
Proteins encoded in this region:
- the ubiB gene encoding 2-polyprenylphenol 6-hydroxylase: MRGPHNIWRLVRTGATFERTGAMGAVLEALDAPRPIRVAARILGWPFKWLGLKGDPMMPPVPRALTALGPAYIKFGQILSTRPDVVGPDMALELQVLQDKLPPFPLAEARAVVEAELHGPVEATFSHFSEPVAAASIAQVHRATLADSGREVAVKILRPGIERAFKRDVDAFHLIADLVETLSPSSRRLRPRDVVDHFEGVVTQELDLRIEASAAGEFYANTAEDEGFVVPKVEWNMSTRRMMVLEWAEGLPLSDLAAIDAARHDRKKLGATVLQMFLRHALRDGYFHADMHQGNLKVAPNGDVVALDFGIMGRIDEYTRRVYAEILMGFIRKDYRRVAEVHFEAGYVPADRDVGEFAQALRSVGEPIFGMEASRISMGHLLAYLFEVTERFGMETRTELILLQRTMVVVEGVGRSLDPDLNIWAVARPEVEKYIAQSIGPQAMARDLMRTAMVLSRFGPRLPQLAEAALIAHAHPVRPIPPSRWPERLVVGAVGITLGLGLALAMSVF
- the mutM gene encoding bifunctional DNA-formamidopyrimidine glycosylase/DNA-(apurinic or apyrimidinic site) lyase, whose translation is MPELPEVETVRRGLLPVLEGARIVRAEVNRPDLRWPFPENMAARLEGATVTALRRRSKYLLADLDTGETLLIHLGMSGRMQISGDVIGSFHHDHPAAQKHDHVVLDTEGGARITFNDARRFGAMDLMETAAQDQHWLIRDLGPEPLGNAFNEAHLIAAFKGKRSPVKTALLDQRIVSGLGNIYVCEALWRAGISPLRQAGRISAARVAKLVPIIRDVLSEAIEAGGSSLRDHRQASGELGYFQHTFRAYDREGSPCQTPDCTGKIHRKVQSGRSSFYCPACQR
- a CDS encoding enoyl-CoA hydratase — encoded protein: MAYETLIVDVEDHICLIKLNRPDALNALNSQLLEELGKALKAADSNDKVRCIVITGSDKAFAAGADVTEMASKSFPDVLSEDMFAKDDRAIRSVRKPIIAAVAGYALGGGCELAMSCDFIIAAENAKFGQPEINLGVIAGMGGTQRLTKLVGKSKAMDMHLTGRFMTAEEAERSGLASRVVPTKKLVEEAMAAAAKIAEKSALATMAAKEAVNRAEEVSLSEGLLFERRLFHSLFATNDQSEGMSAFIEKREPQFRDK
- the ubiE gene encoding bifunctional demethylmenaquinone methyltransferase/2-methoxy-6-polyprenyl-1,4-benzoquinol methylase UbiE, which produces MVKDSETTHFGFQDVAEDQKAGMVHGVFTNVASKYDVMNDVMSVGIHRVWKDAMMDWLAPRDDQKLLDVAGGTGDISFRFLKRAPGAHATVFDMTQSMLEEGEKRAEAEALASRLSWVCGDAMALPFPDNSFDVYTISFGIRNVTRINEALSEAYRVLKPGGRLMVLEFSQLPNDGMQKLYDLYSFNVIPQMGQLIAGDRDSYQYLVESIRKFPDQETFAAMIRDAGFEQVKYRNLSMGIAALHSGWKI
- the rpsT gene encoding 30S ribosomal protein S20, encoding MANSPQAKKRARQNERRFAINKARRSRIRTHLRSVEEAIASGDQEAAAAALKAAQPELMRGVTKGVMHKNTASRKMSRLASRVKALGA